The Acidimicrobiales bacterium region TGGTACCAGGCAGCTCGGCGCGCCCCGTAGCGGCCGCTTCTCTGGCCGCCGCGAACAGACGGAGGACGGCCATCAACCTCCTCCCTTCGTCCGCACCGGCCGGACCTCAGGCGCCGACCTCGGCCCGGCCGTGGGTGATCACCCGATCGCCCCGGCTGGTGGCCTCGAAGGGGTAGACGTGCCTGCCGTCGGCGTTGCCGGCGTCGTAGACCGTCGTGATCACATCGTCACCCGGGAAAACGTTGCCCGCGAACCGCACGGCCAGGCGGCGCACACGACTCGGGTCCCCGTCAGCTCCCAGCTTCACGACGGCCTGACTGGCCATGGCCATGGTGCACAGTCCGTGAGCGATGATGCCCGGCAGCCCCACGCTCTTGGCGAAGGCGTCGTCGACGTGGATCGGCATCATGTCCCCGGAGGCGTCCCGGTACCGGAAGGTCTGGTCGTCGTCGACGTGCACCGAATGCTCGCCCACCGGCGCTGATCGCGACTCGCGGGGGAAGGTGTGGTTCGGCTTATCCGGGCCGCCGCTCTCGCCGTCGGACATGCCCCGGATGAACATCGTGACGTACTGGTCGAGCACGGGCTCCCCGCCCGGTGCGGTCGTGCTCCGGACCATGATCGTGTAGCGCGTTCCGGTCTTGCCAGGACGGATGTTGAACGCCTCCGCCCGGGTCGTGATCCCGAGGCCGGGGACCAGTGGCTGATGGAAATGCATGTCCTGCTCGCCGTGGACGACCAT contains the following coding sequences:
- a CDS encoding MaoC/PaaZ C-terminal domain-containing protein — encoded protein: MALPLDKLGTVFEERTAVIDPERVRAYAAATNDDNPAYTSGKYAPPVFGVVPTWEAMQQAVVIVPPEALMMVVHGEQDMHFHQPLVPGLGITTRAEAFNIRPGKTGTRYTIMVRSTTAPGGEPVLDQYVTMFIRGMSDGESGGPDKPNHTFPRESRSAPVGEHSVHVDDDQTFRYRDASGDMMPIHVDDAFAKSVGLPGIIAHGLCTMAMASQAVVKLGADGDPSRVRRLAVRFAGNVFPGDDVITTVYDAGNADGRHVYPFEATSRGDRVITHGRAEVGA